Proteins from one Anopheles nili chromosome 2, idAnoNiliSN_F5_01, whole genome shotgun sequence genomic window:
- the LOC128731154 gene encoding pancreatic triacylglycerol lipase-like produces MRWCSVITFLVVGLIANGIAIDDRNWQLIPDGNGRLHLINTNPYDLPESDVVAPFFVPQQDMIFRLFTRANPTQPQILQLNNAASISGSNFNPAHPTRFTIHGWNNDGSHFMNAGIRDAYFQLGDFNIITVDWGVGAINPNYITARNHVGPVGDTVSLLIDQLISTAGANPDNIYIIGYSLGAHAAGNAGKAQHGRIHSIIALDPAGPLFSFGQPDAVSPADGRYVETIMTNAGLLGINTPLGQANFYPNGGRTQPGCGTDLTGGCAHDRAPMFFTESITSSTPFRAMRCVNHEQILSGSCTSSGPDANMGGQPSNYGRGVQGVFFLETNEASPFARG; encoded by the exons ATGCGTTGGTGCTCAGTGATTACCTTCCTTGTCGTTGGTCTCATTGCCAATG GCATTGCGATTGATGATCGTAACTGGCAGCTGATTCCCGATGGCAATGGACGGCTTCATCTGATCAACACCAACCCGTATGACTTGCCGGAATCAGACGTCGTGGCTCCGTTCTTCGTACCCCAGCAGGACATGATTTTCCGTCTGTTCACACGGGCCAATCCGACACAGCCACAGATTCTGCAGCTGAACAATGCCGCATCCATCAGCGGTTCGAACTTCAACCCGGCCCATCCCACGCGCTTCACGATCCACGGATGGAACAACGATGGTTCGCACTTCATGAATGCAGGCATTCGGGATGCGTACTTCCAGCTCGGAGACTTCAATATTATCACCGTTGACTGGGGTGTTGGAGCGATCAATCCGAACTACATCACGGCTCGTAATCATGTAGGACCAGTGGGCGATACGGTCTCGCTATTGATCGACCAGCTGATCTCGACGGCAGGAGCGAACCCGGATAACATCTACATCATCGGTTACAGTCTGGGGGCGCATGCCGCTGGTAATGCCGGTAAGGCCCAGCACGGACGGATCCACTCAATCATTGCACTGGACCCTGCCGGTCCGCTGTTCAGCTTTGGTCAGCCTGATGCCGTTTCACCCGCCGACGGACGTTACGTTGAAACGATAATGACCAATGCAGGTTTACTCGGAATCAATACACCGCTCGGACAGGCCAACTTCTATCCGAACGGTGGACGTACGCAACCGGGTTGTGGAACTGATCTTACGGGAGGCTGTGCACACGATCGCGCGCCGATGTTCTTCACCGAATCGATCACTTCTAGCACACCGTTCCGTGCGATGCGCTGTGTCAATCATGAACAGATTCTCTCAGGAAGCTGTACTTCTTCCGGTCCGGATGCAAACATGGGTGGCCAGCCATCGAACTACGGTCGTGGAGTGCAGGGCGTTTTCTTCCTCGAAACCAACGAAGCGTCGCCGTTCGCGCGTGGATAA
- the LOC128731177 gene encoding uncharacterized protein LOC128731177, translating into MAFMMPVMKNEFDIYKGRQRRISECSNQSNCRSRKVSESSRSDCPSLSTSPGNEGFMSGSPAHRSHPMYMSHLASRSQFSRNSSRTSQSSLIASSPSKTSSGSSPPKGANGPAVPAAAAGSQSSLNKFHTRLVDKLRKSLRKSKSTDGRS; encoded by the coding sequence ATGGCGTTCATGATGCCGGTGATGAAGAACGAGTTCGATATCTACAAGGGCCGCCAGCGGCGGATATCGGAATGCTCGAACCAAAGCAACTGCCGATCGCGCAAAGTGTCGGAAAGTTCGCGGTCGGACTGCCCCAGCCTGTCGACGTCGCCCGGCAACGAAGGATTCATGTCCGGTTCACCGGCCCATCGCAGCCACCCGATGTACATGTCGCACTTGGCATCGCGGTCACAATTTTCGCGCAACTCGTCCCGCACCTCGCAAAGCTCGCTGATCGCCTCAAGCCCCTCGAAGACCAGCTCTGGAAGCAGCCCACCGAAGGGAGCCAATGGTCCCGCTGTGCCAGCTGCGGCCGCTGGAAGCCAGAGCAGCCTGAACAAGTTCCACACTCGGCTGGTCGATAAGCTGCGCAAATCACTTCGCAAAAGCAAATCGACCGACGGACGGTCATGA
- the LOC128721675 gene encoding long-chain fatty acid transport protein 4-like, which produces MGWEFGLPALLITLAAVFIASGWWRWWHIAFVTAPRDIKALTRYIKLLGLVRKHAKNNATIGDIFAEYVSKQPDKACLICEGRSWTFREVNDYSNRLANVFHAHGYKHGDVVGLLQENRPEFVASWLGLSKLGVIVPLINHNLRKNALIHSITVANCNALIYGEALADAVTEVADTLPSSVALYQVNETVQQPVLTNAKDLTTLMQSASKELPVNGVKKPSHHDKLIYIYTSGTTGLPKAAVITHSRYVFIAAAISIVAGFRSDDTFYTPLPLYHTAGGMMSIGQALLFGATVVTRKKFSASQFFIDCQKYNCTIAQYIGEMCRYILATPASPTDKAHKVRLIFGNGLRPQIWPQFVERFNIPRVAEFYGATEGNANIVNVDNTVGAIGFVSRIIPVVYPISIIRADPATGYSEPLRGKDGLCRLCKPNEPGLFIGKIIPNNPSRAFLGYVDKGATEKKIVRDIFRKGDAAFLSGDLLVADERGNLFFKDRTGDTFRWKGENVSTSEVEAEVSNAVGYRDTVVYGVEVPNLEGRAGMAAILDPERQVDLEVLARTIKDTLPSYARPQFVRLLSKVDMTGTFKLKKLDLQEEGFDPSTIEDSVYYLTAKGQYERLTPEIYEQIKLGEVRL; this is translated from the exons ATGGGTTGGGAGTTTGGATTGCCGGCGCTGCTGATCACCCTAGCTGCGGTGTTCATCGCAAGCGgctggtggcgctggtggcaCATCGCTTTCGTGACAGCACCGCGTGACATCAA AGCTCTCACAAGATACATCAAGCTGCTGGGGCTGGTGCGGAAACACGCCAAGAACAATGCCACAATCGGAGACATCTTCGCCGAGTACGTGTCGAAGCAACCCGACAAAGCCTGCCTAATATGTGAAGGACGCTCCTGGACGTTCCGTGAG GTGAACGACTACTCGAATCGTCTGGCGAACGTGTTCCACGCGCACGGCTACAAGCATGGCGATGTGGTGGGACTGTTGCAGGAAAACCGACCCGAGTTCGTTGCCAGTTGGCTTGGTCTGTCGAAGCTGGGCGTGATCGTGCCCTTAATCAACCACAACCTGCGGAAGAATGCGCTGATTCACAGCATAACCGTGGCTAACTGTAACGCTCTGATCTACGGTGAGGCGTTAGCTGACGCCGTTACGGAAGTCGCCGATACCTTGCCGTCCTCGGTGGCCCTTTATCAGGTCAATGAAACCGTTCAGCAACCGGTTCTCACCAACGCCAAGGACCTCACGACGCTGATGCAGTCCGCGTCCAAGGAACTACCGGTAAATGGCGTGAAAAAGCCGAGCCACCATGACAAGCTGATCTACATCTACACCTCGGGCACGACGGGACTTCCGAAGGCGGCCGTGATCACGCATTCCAG GTACGTTTTCATTGCGGCTGCGATTTCCATAGTGGCCGGATTCCGATCGGACGACACGTTCTACACTCCGTTGCCTCTCTATCACACCGCCGGTGGCATGATGAGCATCGGTCAGGCGTTGCTCTTTGGGGCAACAGTGGTAACCCGCAAGAAGTTCTCTGCCTCACAGTTCTTCATCGACTGCCAGAAGTACAACTGCACG ATTGCTCAGTACATTGGCGAGATGTGTCGGTACATCCTGGCCACTCCGGCATCTCCAACGGACAAGGCACACAAAGTTCGCCTGATCTTTGGTAACGGGCTGCGTCCTCAGATTTGGCCGCAGTTTGTGGAGCGCTTTAACATCCCACGTGTAGCGGAATTCTACGGTGCTACGGAGGGCAATGCAAACATTG TCAACGTCGACAACACGGTGGGTGCGATCGGGTTCGTGTCACGGATCATCCCCGTGGTGTATCCCATCTCGATCATCCGTGCCGATCCGGCGACGGGTTACAGTGAGCCGCTCCGTGGCAAGGATGGCCTGTGTCGGTTGTGCAAACCCAACGAACCCGGTCTCTTCATCGGAAAGATCATCCCGAATAATCCGTCGCGTGCGTTCCTCGGATACGTCGACAAGGGCGCGACTGAGAAGAAGATCGTGCGCGATATCTTCCGCAAGGGCGATGCCGCCTTTCTGTCCGGGGACCTGCTTGTCGCTGACGAGCGGGGCAACCTGTTCTTTAAAGATCGCACTGGGGACACGTTCCGCTGGAAAGGTGAGAACGTGTCGACTAGTGAGGTTGAAGCGGAAGTTAGCAATGCAGTCGGCTACCGGGACACGGTGGTGTACGGCGTAGAGGTGCCAAACCTCGAAGGCCGCGCCGGCATGGCTGCCATTCTGGATCCGGAGCGACAGGTCGACCTGGAGGTGCTGGCGAGGACGATCAAGGACACACTGCCGTCGTACGCCCGACCGCAGTTCGTGCGGTTACTATCGAAGGTGGACATGACGGGCACATTCAAGCTGAAGAAGCTCGATCTGCAGGAGGAAGGCTTCGATCCGAGTACGATCGAGGACTCGGTGTACTATCTGACTGCGAAGGGACAATACGAACGGCTGACACCGGAGATCTACGAGCAGATCAAGCTTGGCGAAGTGCGGCTGTAG